Within Actinobaculum sp. 313, the genomic segment TCCTCTGACCTGCAGTAACGCGGTAACGCTACCATCGCAATGCACAACATCTCATATCGGTTGCACTTCATCCGGCTTCCTTCCGGGAGTCTGGTGATCCATTCCGCAATCACCCAGCGTCTGTTATGATTCATTCACAGCGGAATACCTGTTCTAGTTTTCTCACTGCTCATTTCTCACTTCGGAATAGGAGACTCATATGGGTGACATTAGGCTCGACGTGGACCAGATGGAGAATCTGCGCGCACATCTGCTCACTGTCGGAGACGATCTGAGATCGGGGACTTCTCCTCAGGTTCCGGGATCCGGTTTGGGTTTTCCGAGTCTGCAGGATTCTGCGGCCACTTTTGGCGAAGCACACCAGGAACGTGTTACGCAGGCCGCCGCGTGGTGTGAGAAGACAGCCGACGCGGTGGACTACACGGCGAAGTTTGTAGGCCAGACTGACGAGGATGTGGCACGTGACTGGGCGCAAAGGAATTCCGTCCTCTCAACGCTACCCCCGGGTATCTCGCCCTTCACCCCCGGTCTTGTCTTGGCAGTTCCGGCGCAGCTTGCACGGGCACACGCCACCGGGGAATCGCCCTGGTCACAGATCTTCACCGGCAACGATCACCGCGACCACTAGGAATGCCTCATGTCGTATTTCAGTAACTTGATTGGGGATGTGCCGGGCGACCCGGCCGAGGTGGCCCGCTATGCGCGAGAAGTCCGCACGGCCGGGGAGGAAGCCGAGCAGGCCCATGGCGATCTGCGCTACGGCGAACGGATGACTCCCGATTGGTACGGCGCATCTGCCGACGCCTTTCAGTCCGCCATGTCCGAACAGAAGTCGGCCGTTGCACGCTTAGAAGGAGGCCTGGGGAAGGCGGCGAGCTCCCTGGAGAATTACGGCTATATCATGGCCGAGTACAAGCGACTCGCGGCCAATGTGCAGGCCGAGTTGGAGGCGCTGGATGCGCAGCTCGCCAGCGCCTCGGCATTGGAGTTTGTTCCCACCTACCTTCAGCTGCTTCCGCAAGTCACCTTTCTGCTGGAGGATTACAATCGGTACCTCACCTCGCTGGAGGAGGCGGCCGAGCAGTGCGGTGCCGAGTTGCGCAACTCACTGGATATTGAGCCGGTCAACTACAACGCCAGTGGTGTGGATGTCGGTTCACAAGAGCCCTTGAGCCAAGAAGACATTGAGCGAATCAACGGCCAGTTGCTACACATGGATCCGGAAGAAATCGAGCAACACATGATCGGAGACTGCACCTATCTGGCCAGCTTGGCCTCGGTGATGCAGTATCCGGAGGGGCGGGAATGGCTCGCCTCCTGCATTACTCCGCACTATGACGCTAGTGGAAAGCAGGACGGCTACCTGGTGACGATTTATGACGACCCCCTGAACCCGGACGCCGACGCCGAGCAGCAAGTGCTCGTCACCGACATCTACACCAGGGGTGCTACAGGACGCAGCTACCAGACCAGTGTTGCATCGATTTTCGAGTCCGCCTACGGTCAACTGCACCCCGGCGGCACCCTGGGCGGCCCAGCCGGTATGAGTGGCACCTCCGGCCCCGAGGTATTGAAAGATATCACCGGCATGGAGGCTACATCAATCCTCGGCTCAGGCAACGCTTATGGGGCCGCCGAGCGCGCCGAGATTATCGACGCTAGCAGAAGCCACCGTCCCGCCATCGCTTCGACCACCGTCGTTCCAGACGGCACTTTCGATAGCGACGGCAAAGCGCTTGTTACTGCATCTTTACCGGATGGAAGCCAACAGGAGATCTACCTGTACGGCTCGCACGCCTACACCGTCGTCTCTGCCGACGCCTCTGGTGTGACGCTTCGCAATCCCTGGGGGCGAAATGGAACTCCAAGCGGCGACGATGCGGACGGCACCTTCCACCTATCTTGGGCAGAATTTGAACAGTATTACGGCCAGGTCGACATAGGAACCATTCCATGAAGCACCCCACCGGCATTCTCATCCCCATTCAAGAGAACACTCTTCTTCATCTCGGCGTTGCCCCGAACGGGCCCAGCTACACCGTATCCGGCGTGCGGGTTGAGCACGGCACCCAGCAAGCACATATTCGGAGCGGGAACGGTCGCGCTCGTATCGACCAGACCCTGCAGGTCGGAGAGTCGGTTACCCATCCCAGAGTCGGGACCTTCACCTTGGTGCATATTCGCGTGCATATTCGCACTCCCGGCCGCACCGGGGGAGGTGGGATTGCCACCTTCGCCTTCGAACCCGCACCCGGATTCACCATCAACCCTGCACTTCTCAGCTGACTAGTCGCGGAGCACATCTTGAAGAAAGAGGCGAATCATGAGACGCACACTGACCGCCCTGGCCGGGCTCCTGCTGGGCCTAGCCGCCTGCGGCTGGCAGGCCAGCCAGGAGACCACCCCGAGCACACCCACCAGCTCAACCACTACCCCGGACCGCACACCAACCACCCCACCCACACCGATCACAATCCCACCGGACAAGGCCGCCTGCACCAACGGCATACCTTTCGGCATCAGCGAAGGAACCCGCTCCCAGCTTAGCGTCCCCCCAGACGACATGAGCTACACCGTCTCTGGCGTGCGTATTGAAAACGGCATCAGGAGAGCCAATATCAGCGGCGGCAACACCGCCAGCGGCATCAATCAAGACCTTCAGGTCGGGGAGTCTGTCACCCAGCCCGGCGTCGGTACCTTCACCCTTGTCGGCATCAACCCCTGGACCACTACCCCACGACCTACTGGTTTCGGCGGCTCGGCAAGTTTCTGTTTCGAGCCCGAACCCGGATTTGAGATCGACCCTTGCCTCGTGAAGGAAATGTTCACCGGAGAGACCCTCCCGCCGAATATCCCCTCACCAGCCGCAGACGAACCACGCTGCCCCGACCCAACCGACGAACCATAAGAACCATGAGAACCATCAGACGGACACTTACCACCCTGACCGGGCTCCTATTGGGGCTCGCCGCCTGCGGCTGGCAGGCCAGCCAGGAGACCACGTCGACTAGCTCGGCCACCACCCCGGACCACACACCAACCACCCCACGCACACCCATCACCATCCCACCAGACAAGGCCGCCTGCACCAACGGGATCCCCGTCGGCCTGATAGAACGGACCCGCTTCCAACTTGGCGCCCCCTGACACCGCCAACTACACGGTCTCCGGCGTGCGTATTGAAAACGGCATCAGAAAAGCGACGATCAGCGGAGGCCGCAAGACCGACGGCATCAATAAGACGCTCCAGGTGGGGGAGTCCGTGTCCCATCCCGGAGTTGGTACCTTCACTCTCCTCTCCATCACCCAGAAGAAGATGATCGCGATCCAGAACTCATCGGCTCTGGCGGTTCCGCCGGTTTCTGTTTCGAACCCGAACCCGGATTCGAGATCGACCCCTGCCTCCTAAAACAAATATCAACCCGGCAAACCCTCCCACCCAACATCCCCTCACCAGCAACGGACGAACCACGCTGCCCCGACCCAACAGACGAACCATAAGAACCATGAGACGCACACTCGCCGCCCCACCAGCGAACCAGAGGAATCCTATAAACCAAACCCCACCAACACCTGACCGTCCGACCACCAGTTCCGCACGTCATTCTTTCCTCCCCCTATCCGCACGTTTGTCTTTTCTCCTCGCCCACAGTGCGCTACACTCGAAGTGTTATTGAGTCGCAGTCAATAAGGATGGAGCTGGTTGTCACATGACTCTTCTAACCGACGGTATCTGGTGGCACGTATACCCCTCGGTGCGCTCGGCGCCCCCATTCGGAATCGCCCAGCAGAAGCAGCCCCAGAAGTCACACACCGGTTTGCACACTTGGAGGCGTGGCTCGACTACGCCATCGAACTCGGCTGCTCCGGCATCATCCTCGGCCCAATCTTTGACTCTATATCCCATGGGTATGACACCCTCGACCACTTCCGGATTGACCCGCGCCTGGGCGATGACGCCGATTTCGACCACTTCGTCAGCGCGTGCCAGCAACGGGGGCTATCTCTTATGCTCGACGGCGTTTTCAACCATGTGGCAGCCACCCATCCACGCGCGGACGAACTGGTCTCTGACTCCTCCGGCTGGGAGGGACACAGCGAACTCGTCACTCTTGACCACTCCAGCGAAACAATCCGCGCACTGGTCACGGACGTCATGCTTCACTGGCTTCGCCGCGGAATCGCCGGCTGGCGGCTCGACGTCGCCTATTCCGTACCTACCGACTTCTGGCGCGATGTTACGCAGCGAGTGCGATCTGAATTCCCCCGTGCGTTATTCCTCGGGGAAGTCATCCACGGTGACTACGCAGGGTTCATACGCGAAAGCACTCTTGACACACTCACCCAGTACGAACTGTGGAAGGCAATCTGGAGTTCACTCAAAGAGGCCAACTTCTGGGAACTGGAATGGACGTTGCGGCGCCACAACGAACTGCTAGAAACCTTCATCCCGCAAACCTTCATCGGCAATCACGACGTCACACGTATTGCTACCGAGGTAGGAGAGGAGAAAGCGGCATTAGCCGCAGCAATCCTCTTCACTCTACCCGGCATGCCCTCCGTATACTACGGGGACGAGCAGGGTTTCCGAGGCCGCAAGTTGGAAAGCTACCACGCCGACGACGAAATCCGCACCCCCTTGCCCGCATCGCCCGCCGAGCTCTACCCACACGGCCAGTGGATGTATCGGCTCTATCAGGAACTCATCGGCTTACGGCGGCGCCATCACTGGCTCGCAAACGGTCGAGTTGAGGTAGTCGGCAAAGATAACCTGTGGATCGAGTACACGATCCATCCGTCCGATGGCACCAGCGGGGGCCTACGGGTGCGCGTCCAACTCGACCCACGCCCCGAAGTCTGGATTGTCGACGACGTCGACCTGCCCGAGGCAACCGCAGCACCGTGGGATGCCGCTCGCGCATCCCCCTTCCACTGGGCAGGTGCCTGAGTTTCGTGCTCCCGACGTACACACTCTGCGCATTGAGAACCCGTGCGAAGCGGGTAGTAGTCTCGGTCACCGCAGCAGTCCAACTGCCTCGCGGATGCGTGCCTCACTCGGGCAGGTAGCCGGGCCATAGGCGGTGGTGGAAAGCGCGCCGGCCACATTCGCCCAGCGCAGGGCCTCCGCCAGGTCCATGCCACGTGCCAGAGCCGCGCACAGCACTCCCGAGTGCGCATCCCCGGCACCGTTCGAATCCACCGCCTGAACGGGCAACGGCGGGAAGTGAACCGCTTCCCCGCCGTCGACGCAGTACCATGCTCCCAAAGAGCCGGCCCGCACAAGCACTTCCCCCAACCGGGACGATAACGCCCGTGCCCGAGTCGCCTCCGGTGCCACCACTGCATCGCTACCGCTCGATGCCGCTTCCCCAGCCTCCTCGATCCCCAGGCGCTGTGCCAAAATCGCTGCTTCACGTTCGTTCACCGACCACAGCGGATGCAGTCCGGAGATTTTCTCCAAGGCCTCAAGCGGTGCCTCGCCGACCACCGGAGACACATCGAAAACCACGCGGCAGGGCACAGTTCCCGTCAACCGTTCCACCAAACGTTCCAATGACCTGCGATTCCCGGAGTTCTCCAGGGAGTAACCGCTGATATACAGCACGTCGTCCGCTTCGAACGCCAAGGCGTCAAAGGCGTCAAGCGGGTCGCGGGTCTCGGCGCCCCGGATGGAGATGAATGTCCGCTCGGCATTCGCATCCGTGATTGCCACGCAATAGCCGAGGTCACCCGGCACATACGCACCCACATGCCGCACACCGATAGCCGAAAGCTCCTCAACCGCCACCTCGGTGAACGGTCCCGATCCCGTAGTCCCGGCAAACACCGTCTCCACTTTGAGCTGCCGTGCGGCGTACAGCACGTTGTAGCCTCCTCCGGCGTGCATGTCGGCGTCGTCGGCAAACACGTCACCGCCCGGTTCCGGCAACGCCTTCAACCGCAGCGTCAAGTCAATAACAACCTGTCCGGTATGAATCACTCGACCCATCGATACTCCATTCGCTCAGCGATGTCCCGCGCCGCCGCGAGCCCATAACGATCACCGACAAAGCCCAAGGCCATGTCAATACCCGCGGAAACACCCGCCGAAGTGTAGTACTTTCCGTCGGCCACCCAGCGAACACCGCGAACCCACTCCACCGCCGGATGTCCATCCGCCACCCAGTGGAAGGCTCTCGTATTCGTAGTCGCCTTTCGGCCGTTGAGCACACCAGTTTCCGCCACCAGAGCCGACCCCGTGCAGACACACAGTACGTAGTCTGCTTCGTCCACCAGCTGCCGCAACGCGGCAATGAAGCGCGCATCTTTGATGATCTTCCGGCTGCCAAGGCCTCCCGGAACCAACACAATCTGGCCGCGCGCCACTGTATCCAGCGCCTCTGTTTCCAAGCGAATCAACTGGCGGTTGGTAACAATGCCGCCCGCAAGCGAAACATAGCGCAGGCGGAAGTCTTCGACGTCACCCAGCACTTCAACCGGTCCGAACACGTCCAGTGCCGTGAAACCTTCGTACAGCACGATATTGATATCAGTGCGACGCCCCGCTGAAGCCGCCGCTGAGGCATCGGCGTGCGTCCACGAGTGCCGAATATCCTGCCCCTCCGTCACCGCACGCCCGCCTTCCGAATCGCCATCAGCCCGTCACGAATACCCACCAGATCGAGTTCCGATTGCGCGACGACGGCGCCCACTTCGCCAGCCGGCAGCCCACCGGTGCCGGTTCCGGCTCCAAGAATTGCACCTGCCATTGCGCCGATGGTATCCGTATCGCCTCCTAGTTCGGCGGCACGGCACAAGCCTTCCAGCGGCGCATCAGCGTACTCGCGTGCCAGCACCAATGCGGCCGGAATGGCCTCCGTTGATTCAACGGATGTCCCGACGACGTCGCGCAGGAAGTCTGCCAATTCGGCGCCATGCAGGGTGGAACTGGCATGCAACATCACTTGTGCCCGAGCGACTACCGAGGCATTCGGTGCCCACCAGCCGTAGCCCGGCAGTGATGCCACCACATCGAGCGCGATATCTATCGCCTCCGGCACATCCGCACCATCGATCCCAGCCGAGACTGCGGCGGCGACCAGAGCCGCTCCCTCCCATCCCTGCCGAGTGTCGTGTGTAACGACGCAGGATTCGCGCACCGCAGCGGCGAAGGCCTCCCGATCAGCGAGCGAGTAGGCGATGCCCACCGGCGTGACGCGCATGGCTGCACCATTCGTGG encodes:
- a CDS encoding alpha-amylase family protein → MARIPLGALGAPIRNRPAEAAPEVTHRFAHLEAWLDYAIELGCSGIILGPIFDSISHGYDTLDHFRIDPRLGDDADFDHFVSACQQRGLSLMLDGVFNHVAATHPRADELVSDSSGWEGHSELVTLDHSSETIRALVTDVMLHWLRRGIAGWRLDVAYSVPTDFWRDVTQRVRSEFPRALFLGEVIHGDYAGFIRESTLDTLTQYELWKAIWSSLKEANFWELEWTLRRHNELLETFIPQTFIGNHDVTRIATEVGEEKAALAAAILFTLPGMPSVYYGDEQGFRGRKLESYHADDEIRTPLPASPAELYPHGQWMYRLYQELIGLRRRHHWLANGRVEVVGKDNLWIEYTIHPSDGTSGGLRVRVQLDPRPEVWIVDDVDLPEATAAPWDAARASPFHWAGA
- a CDS encoding PfkB family carbohydrate kinase — protein: MGRVIHTGQVVIDLTLRLKALPEPGGDVFADDADMHAGGGYNVLYAARQLKVETVFAGTTGSGPFTEVAVEELSAIGVRHVGAYVPGDLGYCVAITDANAERTFISIRGAETRDPLDAFDALAFEADDVLYISGYSLENSGNRRSLERLVERLTGTVPCRVVFDVSPVVGEAPLEALEKISGLHPLWSVNEREAAILAQRLGIEEAGEAASSGSDAVVAPEATRARALSSRLGEVLVRAGSLGAWYCVDGGEAVHFPPLPVQAVDSNGAGDAHSGVLCAALARGMDLAEALRWANVAGALSTTAYGPATCPSEARIREAVGLLR
- a CDS encoding DJ-1/PfpI family protein; the protein is MTEGQDIRHSWTHADASAAASAGRRTDINIVLYEGFTALDVFGPVEVLGDVEDFRLRYVSLAGGIVTNRQLIRLETEALDTVARGQIVLVPGGLGSRKIIKDARFIAALRQLVDEADYVLCVCTGSALVAETGVLNGRKATTNTRAFHWVADGHPAVEWVRGVRWVADGKYYTSAGVSAGIDMALGFVGDRYGLAAARDIAERMEYRWVE
- a CDS encoding ADP-ribosylglycohydrolase family protein yields the protein MVTETSKTQRNVVAETAADRALAALQGLALGDALGMPTQSMSPREISDAYGQITGLRDAVATQPIAPGMPAGSVTDDTEQALLLADLLLSGRGHIDSRAYADTLLAWEDDMRARGSLDLLGPSTKAALEQVRAGADPNETGRYGTTNGAAMRVTPVGIAYSLADREAFAAAVRESCVVTHDTRQGWEGAALVAAAVSAGIDGADVPEAIDIALDVVASLPGYGWWAPNASVVARAQVMLHASSTLHGAELADFLRDVVGTSVESTEAIPAALVLAREYADAPLEGLCRAAELGGDTDTIGAMAGAILGAGTGTGGLPAGEVGAVVAQSELDLVGIRDGLMAIRKAGVR